One Hypanus sabinus isolate sHypSab1 chromosome 4, sHypSab1.hap1, whole genome shotgun sequence genomic region harbors:
- the LOC132393084 gene encoding lysophosphatidic acid receptor 6-like: MAAANSNSTHCEPDDSFKYTLYSSVFIMVFVVGLVSNCVALYVLRCSLKLRNETITYMTNLAVSDLLFVFTLPFRIFYYATRDWPFGDLLCKISGTLFLTNMYGSILFLTCISADRFLAIVYPFKSRMLRTRRNAIIACIVVWLTVLGGSVPATFLRTTSEKANQTKNCFENFSNQTWKNFLSKIVIFIEIVGFIIPLLLNLFCFSMVLRTLSQPVTLSRSKFNKKKVLRMIVVHFLIFICCFVPYNITLVMYSLVRTEAVRNCSVVTTVKIMYPITLCFAVSNCCFDPIVYYFTSETFQNSIKRKSKSLRFESDFETLPTVGFLTNNLRTSKSKTFSLDSTV; this comes from the coding sequence ATGGCAGCCGCCAACAGCAACAGCACCCATTGTGAGCCCGATGATTCCTTTAAGTACACATTGTACAGCAGCGTATTCATAATGGTATTCGTCGTCGGCCTCGTATCAAACTGTGTCGCCTTGTATGTTTTGAGGTGTTCCTTAAAATTAAGAAACGAAACCATAACATACATGACAAATCTCGCCGTGTCAGACCTGCTGTTTGTCTTCACACTGCCGTTTCGGATTTTCTACTATGCGACCAGGGACTGGCCCTTTGGGGATTTGTTGTGCAAGATTTCAGGGACGCTGTTTCTCACAAACATGTACGGCAGCATCCTCTTCCTGACCTGCATCAGCGCAGATCGATTTCTGGCTATCGTTTACCCTTTTAAATCGAGAATGCTGAGGACAAGGAGAAATGCGATTATTGCGTGCATTGTTGTGTGGTTGACCGTGCTGGGAGGAAGTGTTCCTGCGACTTTCTTGCGAACTACCAGCGAAAAGGCCAATCAGACGAAGAACTGCTTTGAAAATTTTTCCAACCAGACCTGGAAGAACTTCTTGTCAAAGATTGTAATATTCATCGAGATAGTCGGTTTTATAATCCCGTTGCTGTTAAACCTGTTCTGCTTTTCAATGGTATTGAGAACTTTAAGCCAGCCCGTTACTCTTTCCCGCAGTAAATTTAACAAGAAGAAAGTGCTCCGGATGATTGTTGTTCATTTCCTCATTTTTATCTGTTGCTTTGTGCCATACAATATAACCCTAGTAATGTATTCACTGGTGAGGACTGAAGCGGTGAGAAATTGCTCAGTGGTAACTACAGTCAAAATAATGTATCCCATCACATTATGCTTTGCTGTGTCTAACTGCTGCTTTGACCCTATTGTTTATTACTTCACTTCAGAAACGTTTCAGAACTCAATCAAGAGGAAGTCGAAGTCGTTAAGGTTTGAATCGGACTTTGAGACCTTGCCCACTGTGGGCTTCCTCACAAATAATCTGCGGACATCAAAATCTAAAACGTTCAGTTTAGATTCAACTGTCTAG